Proteins co-encoded in one Malus domestica chromosome 09, GDT2T_hap1 genomic window:
- the LOC103409099 gene encoding probable cyclic nucleotide-gated ion channel 20, chloroplastic — translation MAASENDEAPMLHSQFSYQYADSQFQKFESISLDVPSSISMSSMGSNATETELGDHSSPFMHACVPFQHLRVCKDSYCTICSTRQSLKSAKQENRKASRLFNSKIHISFYDDAKGWFRRCFSFLNQRIPGVMSPHTKGVQQWNKFFVLACLVAIFIDPLFFFVLSAWKEYKCLVISKPLTTIMVFFRTITDLIYFLHMLLQFRLAYVAPESRVVGAGEIVDQPKKIALHYLQGKFLVDLFIVLPLPQIIILAILPQFFGSSGANDAKNLLRMAVLFQYIPRLYRFLPLLAGQSPYGFVLESARTNFVINLLTFMLAGHVVGSCWYLFGLQRVNQCLRNACHNSDIPSELCMKFIDCGFGEQGWKWANWIDNENATTCFSEEGFAYGIYVKAVDLTTADSVITKYVYSLFWGFQQISTLAGNQVPSYFVWEVLFTMAIIGLGLLLFALLIGNMQNFLQSLGRRRFEMLLRRRDVEWWMSYRHLPEELRRQVRQAERYNWSATRGVNEEMLLENLPEDLQRDIRRHLFKFVKKVRIFTLLEDPVLDAICEKLKQKTYIKGSKIFYPGGLVEKMVFIVRGRVESIGEDGIVVSLCEGDVCGEELLTWCLEHPSVNHVRIPGRKLLSNRMVRCLSNVEAFSLRAADLEEFTSRFARFLRNARVQGAIRYESPYWRGLAAKRIQVAWRYRKKRLSRASVSQNSSPLHRTFWSNIG, via the exons ATGGCTGCTTCAGAAAACGACGAGGCACCAATGCTACATTCGCAATTCTCATATCAATATGCCGATTCTCAGTTCCAGAAATTTGAATCCATTTCCCTGGATGTGCCAAGTTCCATTTCTATGAGTTCAATGGGATCCAATGCAACTGAAACTGAACTTGGAGACCATTCAAGTCCATTCATGCATGCATGTGTTCCGTTCCAGCATTTACGAGTGTGCAAAGATTCTTATTGCACAATTTGCTCAACACGTCAGAGTCTGAAATCAGCTAAGCAGGAAAACCGAAAAGCTTCAAGGCTTTTCAATTCTAAG ATTCATATCTCTTTCTATGACGATGCTAAAGGGTGGTTTAGAAGATGTTTCTCTTTTCTAAATCAACGTATTCCAGGAGTCATGAGCCCTCACACTAAGGGTGTGCAACAATGGAATAAATTCTTTGTCTTAGCTTGCTTGGTGGCGATTTTTATAGACCCTTTGTTTTTCTTCGTGTTATCTGCATGGAAG GAATATAAGTGCCTCGTTATCAGCAAGCCCCTGACCACAATAATGGTGTTCTTCAGAACAATAACTGATTTGATATACTTTTTGCACATGCTTCTCCAG TTTAGGTTGGCTTATGTTGCTCCTGAGTCTAGAGTAGTTGGTGCTGGAGAGATAGTGGACCAACCAAAGAAAATTGCTCTCCATTATCTCCAGGGAAAATTTCTCGTTGACTTGTTTATCGTTTTACCACTTCCTCAA ATCATAATTTTGGCTATTTTACCACAATTTTTCGGATCATCTGGAGCAAATGACGCAAAGAATCTTCTACGCATGGCAGTTCTTTTCCAGTACATTCCCAGATTGTATAGATTTCTACCTCTGCTTGCTGGTCAGTCCCCATATGGATTTGTGCTTGAGTCAGCACGGACAAACTTCGTAATAAACCTCCTCACTTTCATGTTGGCTGGCCACGTTGTTGGGTCCTGCTGGTACCTCTTTGGCTTACAG AGGGTTAATCAATGTCTTCGAAATGCATGTCATAACTCTGATATCCCCAGTGAATTGTGCATGAAATTCATAGACTGTGGGTTTGGTGAGCAAGGATGGAAATGGGCGAACTGGATAGACAATGAGAATGCTACTACTTGTTTTAGTGAAGAGGGTTTTGCCTATGGAATCTATGTTAAAGCTGTCGATCTCACTACTGCAGATAGCGTAATAACTAAATATGTATACTCGTTGTTTTGGGGATTCCAG CAAATCAGCACTCTGGCGGGAAATCAAGTTCCAAGCTATTTTGTTTGGGAAGTCCTGTTTACCATGGCAATTATCGGACTTGGCCTCTTGCTTTTTGCTCTTCTAATTGGAAATATGCAGAATTTTCTTCAGTCTCTTGGACGGAG GAGATTTGAGATGTTATTGAGACGTCgtgatgtagaatggtggaTGAGCTATCGCCATCTACCAGAAGAACTGAGAAG GCAAGTAAGGCAAGCTGAACGGTATAACTGGTCTGCCACTAGAGGTGTAAATGAAGAAATGCTTTTGGAGAATCTGCCCGAAGACCTTCAAAGAGATATACGACGCCATCTCTTCAAATTTGTGAAAAAA GTTCGGATTTTTACCCTCCTAGAAGACCCGGTTTTGGATGCAATCTGtgagaaactaaaacaaaagacataCATAAAAGGAAGCAAGATTTTCTATCCTGGAGGTCTAGTTGAGAAGATGGTTTTTATCGTGCGCGGAAGAGTAGAGAGCATTGGGGAGGATGGGATTGTTGTTTCGTTATGCGAAGGAGATGTTTGCGGCGAGGAACTTCTCACATGGTGTCTCGAGCATCCTTCAGTAAACCATG TCAGGATTCCTGGTCGGAAATTGTTGAGCAATAGGATGGTAAGGTGCTTAAGTAACGTTGAAGCATTTTCGCTGCGAGCAGCAGATCTTGAAGAGTTCACCAGCCGTTTTGCAAGATTCCTGCGGAATGCACGCGTGCAAGGAGCCATAAG GTATGAGTCACCGTATTGGAGAGGTCTTGCAGCAAAGAGAATTCAAGTAGCATGGAGATACAGGAAGAAGCGTCTAAGTCGTGCAAGCGTATCCCAGAACTCCTCTCCTCTGCATAGGACTTTTTGGTCGAACATCGGATGA